A segment of the Pedobacter faecalis genome:
TACTTCGTATCGAATTCTTTGCCTTTGAGAAATTTAATGTCATTGATATGATGCTGCATTTCTTCGGGCATGGTAGAGGGAAGACGGATGCCTTTAAGTTCTGCCAGGGTCGTCAGTTCCTGATTTGCCTTGCTGTGATCTTTGACCATCATGGCACCAAAGGCCTTCACACGTGGATTGTCTGACACTTCCTGGGCAACGGTACCCAGTTCGACTTCCATCTTTCCGCCAGCGGCTGCTTTAAGGGCAAAGGTAACCAGCGGGTTAGATGCCGTATCGGCCGCATTGTGAACGGTTGTGGCCGAATCATAAGAGGAAAGGCTGTCGGTCCGCGTTTCTACGGCTACTGTATTTTTGTTGCTGTTGTTGGTACAGGCGTAGCATAAAGAGCCTATAGCCAGAACAAGTAGAGATTGATTTAATTTTTTCATAGCTGCTTTTTTGTTTTAATAACAAAATGGGCCGGGCTTGGTTTTATTTTACACAGGCATGTCTGACCGACGGGATGAGAAACTTTGCTAAACCGTAAATTTGCGCCCTCAAAAAGATCAGAACTTGCGTACTGCTAAAAGACTTAAGCCGGAAAATCAAGGCATATCAACCGTGCTTGCATTTGCACTTATTCCAATGTCGGGTTTCGCTACCGATGTATATATACCCTCTTTGCCCAGCATGGCGGCTTCACTTAAGGCCAGCGACATACAGGTGCAGCTGACGCTCAGCCTGTTCTTGATAAGCTATGGCGTTTCACAATTGTTTGTAGGCAGTTTGCTCGACAGCTTTGGGCGTTACCGGATCAACCTGGTAAGCCTGGCGGTATTCGCGCTGGCCAGCCTGACGATTGCCAACACCACGAGTATTTATGTGATTTATGCGATGCGCATTGTACATGGCATTACGGTCGGCGCAGTAGTGGTATCTAAACGAGCTTATTTTGTAGACCTGTTTTCGGGCGACAAACTGAAGCATTATCTGAGCATGTTTTCCATTATCTGGGCTACGGCACCAATCATCGCGCCCTTTGCTGGCGGTTATTTGCAGACGTATTTTGGCTGGCAGGCAAACTTCTATTTTCTTACCGTTTTCGCCGTCGTTATTCTTCTGCTCGAACTGATCTTCAGCGGAGAGACGATCAGACAGAAAATGAGTTTTAACCTGAAAACCATTTCCGGAGTGTACGGAAACATGCTGAAAACGCCGAGTTTTACGCTAGGCATCGTGATGCTGGGACTGGCATACAGCATGGTGATGATCTATAACATGACCGGTCCGTTCATTATTGAACACCAGTTGGGCATGACCCCTATTGTTGCGGGTTACAGTTCGCTGATCCTGGGCGCGGCGGTGATGACCGGCGGGATGATCAGTAAATCGACGATAAACCGGCCTTTTAACAAAAAGCTGTTCGTAAACCTTGGCATACAATGCGCCGCCGGACTGCTGATGCTTGGGGTGATGGGTTCTGCGGAAAATCTGTATACGCTGATCATCTTTGCTTTTATTATCCACGCAGCTTCAGGGTACACGTTTAACAGCTTCTTTACCTACTGCCTGAGCCGCTTCCCAAAAAATGCAGGTATAGCCAGCGGGTTAACCGGCGGTATTAACTATGTAGTGGTTTCCTTCCTGAGTTATGGGATCATATACCTTATACCAGCCAGCGGCGGGGTAAACCTGAGCTTGAGTTACCTGCTGCTGATCTTACTTTCGGGCGCTTTAATGGTATTTATAGCCCGGATCTCCAGGACCAACCCGGAATAGCTACATAAAGAGCAGTAGTTTTTCGAAAAGATCTTCTTTGACAAAGGGTTTTGATATGTATTCGTTCATCCCCGCGGCTTTACAGCGATCGCGTTCGTCTGAGAGAACCGAGGCGGTCATGGCTATGACCGGCACATCAAGGTTCAGTTCAGCCCTGATGCGTCTGGTGGTTTCCCGCCCATCTATCTCGGGCATCTGAATATCCATGATCACGGCATCGAAGCGCTGGGTTTTAAGTCGCTCGAGTGCGTCGAAACCGTTGTCACAAAGCGTTGTGGATATTCCGGAATTTTCCAGTGTTTTGACGATCACCTTCTGGTTGATGATATTGTCTTCCACGATAAGTATGCTCTTACCTTTCAGCAGCTCAAATTTATTGGCCTCTGCTATGGTGCGCACGCCTACAGGTGCCGGCTCGAATGGGATTTCCACAACAAAACAACTTCCCTCGTTTAGTTTGCTGCTTACAGATATCCGCCCGTTATAAAGATTGACGAGTTGTTTTACAATGGCCAGACCCAGCCCGGTGCCACCGTATTTGCGACTGATGTCCAGGCTGGTTTGGGCGAAACTCTGAAAAATATAGTCGATCCGGTCTTCCGGTATCCCAATGCCTGTATCGGTAATCCTGAAAATAACCATGACCCGGCTGGAGTCGTGGCTCCTGGCTGTGACGTCGATGGTAACCGATCCTGAAGGTGTGAACTTAATGGCGTTGGAAACGATATTGGAAAGAATCTGGTAAAGCCGCAGCGGATCGCCCAGAACGCCAAGGGGCACTTTATGATCTGCATGGAGCGACAGGTCGAGTTTGCGTTCGGCTGCCTTAAACCGCATGGTAGAGAGCACCTGATTGAGAACTTCTGATATCTTGAAGGAAATGCATTCCAGTTCAAGCCGCCCAGCCTCTATCTTGGCAAAATCGAGAACATCATTGATAAGCACCATGAGATTATTGGATGACTGGCTGATGATTCCGACATATTCAGCCTGTTCTTCGGTCAGCGGTGTCGCCTTGAGCAATTCGGCCATTCCCATCACCCCATTCATGGGCGTACGTATCTCGTGACTGATATTGGCCATAAACTGTTCCTGGGTAAGCCGTGCATGTTCCGCTTCCTCACGTGATTTCCGTAGCCCCTCCTCGTTCAGGATACGCTCTGTAATGTTCCTGCTGATGATTGCAAAAGCGTAGGTCTGACCGGCAGCATCGCGGAGCGGAAACTTACGGGTAAAGAAGTAATTTTTCTCACCATCTATATGGACGACTTCCTCAGTCTCGAAAGGCGAAAGATGGGGGTCGGCCCGCAACGATGGGTTCTCAAAATTAAGGGACCTGCCTGGATGAAGTTCCTTGAACAATTTCCCCGTAATGTAATTTGCTTCGAGGCCTAAAAATTCACAAAAGGACTTGTTGACGTAAAGTATGCGCCCGGATTGGTCGGCTATATGCATGGCCGTGCTGGTGGTGTCGAGCAGCGACTGCATAAACAGTGCGTCGTTGGATAATTTAGCGGCGCTTCGCTTATTTTCTCTTTTACCCGAAACGAAAGCCGCTGTTAACAGCAGAGCAAGCAGGGCCAATACATATCCTGTATTTCTTGAAGTCTCCGCAAGTCTGGAGATGTTATAGTTGGTATTCTGAAGCTGCCCTTTAACGATTTTCCGGTAGTCATACAACAACGTCCAGACCACATCCATTCTCAATTCATGATTAACCACGGCCCTAAGCGCGCTGTCGGTATTTCGCACACCATTTACGTCGGCCGTCATTAAGGCCTCTTCTGTCATATAAGCTTCCTTGATCCTCTGGGAATATTTTTTCAGCACCGAACTTGTCGCTGAAAGACTCCTGAGGCTGTCGAGCGACTGCCGCACAATGAATTGATGGGCGAAAATGGTTGCCCGCATTTCAGGAGAAGGCTCTGAAAGATAAGACCGGTAGTCTTGCTGTACTGAACCCAGATTGTCGTTCGCTTCTTCCGAAAGATTGAGCAGCACCTGGAGCTTGACAGCCGATCTCTGGTTCGAATGAATTGCGGACAGGTTGTACAATTGAAATACAACGACAATTGCTATGAAAAATAAGAGGCAATAAAATATACTCCCCCTGATATTTTTATAATTCATTCCTGATTAAGAATATGATCTCCCCTGATCAATTATCGTCGTAAAATAGATATTAAAACTGACAGTTGCAAAGTAGCAAGGCAGGAATATCCCAGGTATCTGGGCTTCGACTGATTCGGCCTTAATCAAGGCACTATCCGTACTTTCTTCGGAAAAGCACCCCATTTTCCCGAAGAAAGCTTTGATTATGCCCGAAAAATGACCGGACAAGGGTATAACCGTCGCACGTGAAATTACTTTGAAAAATTCAGCGTTGTTATTTGTACCTTACGAGTCAAACTAGAGTATATTTGCAATAATGAGAGCAGAAATTGAAGTTAACCCTACAATGCTTACTTGGGCAATTACCCGGGCTGGACATCGTGTGGATGAATTTCTGGATAACAACCCTACTGTCCACAAATGGTTAAATGGGGTCAAAAGGCCGACTGTAAAGCAACTTGAGGACTTCTCCAAAAGGGTTCATATTCCTTTCGGCTATCTATTTCTAAATGACCCGCCACAAGAAGCAATACCGTTTCCTTTTTTTAGAACTGGCAGCAAGCCTACGGCAAAAGTAAGCCTAAATGTATATGATACCATACTGATCATGCAGCGTAGACAGAATGGCTCACAGACTATTTACTTGACACCGGAGCCAAACCCTTGAAGTTCGTCGCAAGCTTCAATGCCAATGCAGACGTACATTCCATTGTAGCCAATATTCGCAATACATTGAATTTACAGCCAGATTGGGCTAAGAATTTTAAGACTTTTGAAGACAGTTTAAATTTCCTTGTCGGAAAAATTGAGGAGGTAGGAGTAATAGTCAACTTTAATGGTGGACCCTATTGAGTTACTATGTGATCATGTTGCCGCCGAGTTCTTAGTCCCAGAAGATTATTTCTTGGAACTTTGGAAAAACAACCCAAATCCGGCTACCGTGGCCAGGTTTTTCAAGGTAAGCCAAATTGTGATAGCAAGAAGAGCACTCGATCTCGGCTTAATGTCTAAAAAAGACTTCTTTAACTTTTACCATAATTACATTTCAGGCGTCAAATTAAAAAAAGAACAAGCAACAGGGGGCGGCGACTTCTATCTAACTGCCCGCAAAAGAATTAGTGTAAGTTTTGCTAATTACGTAGATAAGGCCGTAAAACAAGAACGCTTACTTTATAGAGATGCTTATAAGATTACCGGGTTGAAGGGAGATACATATCAGAATTTTGTAAGTAACTACCTCTACTAACGTGTCGCCCTTATTTGTTTCAGATGCTAACTTTTTTATACAAGCCCATCGGATGCATTATCCTATTGATGTCGTTCCGGGCTTCTGGAGCAAGGTAATTGAGCTGGCTGAGAAAAAAATAATATGTTCTATCGATAAAGTTCAGGCAGAGTTGTACTCTGGCAACGACCAGTTAAGTAACTGGTGTAGGAGTAATCTGCCTAAAGATTTTTTTGAAGATACTACGAGTATTATTGGGCACTATGCAGCGGTATGTGCTTGGGCAAATGGCATGAGCAATCACTACAATCTCTCGGCGTTAAATGAATTTTTGGATGCTGATGAAGCAGACGCCTGGTTGGTGGCATATGCGCAAGCTAAAAACTTAAAAATCGTTACACATGAAACTAGCGAACCTCAAAGAAAAAGCAAAATTAAAATCCCAGACGCCTGTCAGACTTCTGGCATGTGTGTAAATATCATTGAGATGTTTAGGCTTCTAAAGGAGCGATTCTAGTATCAGTCTAACTCTGGACGCTTAACAAGGCGTGCACGTCTCAAAAAGCAGCATTTTGACATTTTATTTGCATACTTTTTAAAAATCCTTACTTTTGCCCCCACTCTGGTAACGTTTTGTTGCCGTAGCCACACGGGGGATTAGCTCAGCTGGCTAGAGCGCTTGCCTGGCAGGCAAGAGGTCAGCGGTTCGACTCCGCTATTCTCCACTAGATCAAAGCCTTTCAGTTCGACTGAGAGGCTTTTTTTATACGTGCACAAAATCCGTTACCAAAATTTCGACATGAACAGGAAAATAAGCTACCGCTATAACGATATGATGATCGAACTGTTCGACGATCCATCATATCATAGACTCTAAAGTCCTATTTAGAATTTAGTATACTCCCTATAATCGGAAGAAACTCATATCTTGGTCCTATAAAAACGCTCACCGTCCATGACAGCCAAAGACAAGCAAAGAGAACTTATTAAATAAAGGTTGACTTAGCTGTACAAAAAGTCCTTATAATTACAGCGAACACCCACTAATTGCCCGCGAGTATGAAGATATCATTGCTTTTGTTTATCACCTTTTTATCTTCAATAATCGGCGCTTCGGTTCAAGCGCAGCAAAAGGTTTACTATCTAGTTGATACAATCGACGTCAGCCCGAATAACAGGATTGTATCAATTGGTCTCGAAAATGGA
Coding sequences within it:
- a CDS encoding DUF4411 family protein, which codes for MSPLFVSDANFFIQAHRMHYPIDVVPGFWSKVIELAEKKIICSIDKVQAELYSGNDQLSNWCRSNLPKDFFEDTTSIIGHYAAVCAWANGMSNHYNLSALNEFLDADEADAWLVAYAQAKNLKIVTHETSEPQRKSKIKIPDACQTSGMCVNIIEMFRLLKERF
- a CDS encoding hybrid sensor histidine kinase/response regulator, with translation MNYKNIRGSIFYCLLFFIAIVVVFQLYNLSAIHSNQRSAVKLQVLLNLSEEANDNLGSVQQDYRSYLSEPSPEMRATIFAHQFIVRQSLDSLRSLSATSSVLKKYSQRIKEAYMTEEALMTADVNGVRNTDSALRAVVNHELRMDVVWTLLYDYRKIVKGQLQNTNYNISRLAETSRNTGYVLALLALLLTAAFVSGKRENKRSAAKLSNDALFMQSLLDTTSTAMHIADQSGRILYVNKSFCEFLGLEANYITGKLFKELHPGRSLNFENPSLRADPHLSPFETEEVVHIDGEKNYFFTRKFPLRDAAGQTYAFAIISRNITERILNEEGLRKSREEAEHARLTQEQFMANISHEIRTPMNGVMGMAELLKATPLTEEQAEYVGIISQSSNNLMVLINDVLDFAKIEAGRLELECISFKISEVLNQVLSTMRFKAAERKLDLSLHADHKVPLGVLGDPLRLYQILSNIVSNAIKFTPSGSVTIDVTARSHDSSRVMVIFRITDTGIGIPEDRIDYIFQSFAQTSLDISRKYGGTGLGLAIVKQLVNLYNGRISVSSKLNEGSCFVVEIPFEPAPVGVRTIAEANKFELLKGKSILIVEDNIINQKVIVKTLENSGISTTLCDNGFDALERLKTQRFDAVIMDIQMPEIDGRETTRRIRAELNLDVPVIAMTASVLSDERDRCKAAGMNEYISKPFVKEDLFEKLLLFM
- a CDS encoding DUF4142 domain-containing protein, giving the protein MKKLNQSLLVLAIGSLCYACTNNSNKNTVAVETRTDSLSSYDSATTVHNAADTASNPLVTFALKAAAGGKMEVELGTVAQEVSDNPRVKAFGAMMVKDHSKANQELTTLAELKGIRLPSTMPEEMQHHINDIKFLKGKEFDTKYMAMMVDDHKDDVNLFEDASKTSKDADIKAFASKTLPILKMHLDSAKSVKGSIK
- a CDS encoding ImmA/IrrE family metallo-endopeptidase, giving the protein MVDPIELLCDHVAAEFLVPEDYFLELWKNNPNPATVARFFKVSQIVIARRALDLGLMSKKDFFNFYHNYISGVKLKKEQATGGGDFYLTARKRISVSFANYVDKAVKQERLLYRDAYKITGLKGDTYQNFVSNYLY
- a CDS encoding MFS transporter; translated protein: MRTAKRLKPENQGISTVLAFALIPMSGFATDVYIPSLPSMAASLKASDIQVQLTLSLFLISYGVSQLFVGSLLDSFGRYRINLVSLAVFALASLTIANTTSIYVIYAMRIVHGITVGAVVVSKRAYFVDLFSGDKLKHYLSMFSIIWATAPIIAPFAGGYLQTYFGWQANFYFLTVFAVVILLLELIFSGETIRQKMSFNLKTISGVYGNMLKTPSFTLGIVMLGLAYSMVMIYNMTGPFIIEHQLGMTPIVAGYSSLILGAAVMTGGMISKSTINRPFNKKLFVNLGIQCAAGLLMLGVMGSAENLYTLIIFAFIIHAASGYTFNSFFTYCLSRFPKNAGIASGLTGGINYVVVSFLSYGIIYLIPASGGVNLSLSYLLLILLSGALMVFIARISRTNPE